A portion of the Candidatus Eisenbacteria bacterium genome contains these proteins:
- a CDS encoding MFS transporter, with product MTDARTGSRSPLAWIPSLYLAEGLPYVVVMTVSVIMYKGLGISNTDIGLYTSLLYLPWVVKPLWSPVVDLISTRRRWIWAMQLLIAAGLAGVAITVPMSGFFAWTLACFWLLAFTSATHDIAADGFYMLATDEREQALYVGVRNLFYRVAMIAGQGLLVWLAGRLQERLGVPKAWSLTFSLLAGAFVVFAVWHRFALPRAAADHPGEAKRIPEFLREFFVTFGSFFRKPRIFVSVTFLLLYRLGEAQLVKMVAPFLLDPRARGGLGLSTEMVGIVYGTVGIVALTLGGIVGGWAASRHGLKAWLWPMLFAIHLPDAVFLYLAYAQPHSIAIIQACVVIEQFGYGFGFTAMLLYMMYIARGEHRTAHYAICTGFMALGMMLPGMWSGALEDLIGYRHFFLVVILATIPSFLVALAIPLEGDYGRKVAG from the coding sequence ATGACCGACGCGCGCACCGGCAGCCGCTCACCGCTCGCCTGGATCCCGTCGCTCTACCTCGCCGAAGGCCTGCCGTACGTCGTGGTGATGACCGTCTCGGTCATCATGTACAAGGGCCTCGGGATCTCGAACACCGACATCGGGCTGTACACGAGCCTTCTCTACCTTCCGTGGGTGGTGAAACCGCTCTGGTCGCCGGTCGTGGACCTGATCTCGACGCGCCGGCGGTGGATCTGGGCCATGCAGCTGCTGATCGCGGCGGGCCTCGCGGGTGTGGCGATCACCGTCCCGATGTCCGGATTCTTCGCCTGGACGCTGGCGTGTTTCTGGCTGCTGGCCTTCACCTCGGCCACCCACGACATCGCGGCCGACGGCTTCTACATGCTCGCGACCGACGAACGGGAACAGGCGCTGTACGTCGGCGTGCGCAACCTGTTCTATCGCGTCGCGATGATCGCCGGGCAGGGGCTGCTGGTGTGGCTGGCCGGCCGGCTCCAGGAGCGTCTCGGCGTGCCGAAGGCCTGGTCGCTGACCTTCAGCCTGCTGGCGGGAGCCTTCGTCGTCTTCGCCGTGTGGCACCGCTTCGCGCTTCCCCGAGCGGCCGCCGACCATCCCGGCGAGGCGAAGCGCATTCCGGAGTTCCTGCGCGAGTTCTTCGTCACCTTTGGATCGTTCTTCCGCAAGCCGCGCATCTTCGTCTCGGTGACGTTCCTGCTCCTCTACCGTCTGGGCGAAGCGCAGCTGGTCAAGATGGTCGCGCCCTTCCTGCTGGATCCGCGCGCCAGGGGCGGACTCGGACTCTCGACGGAAATGGTGGGGATCGTCTACGGCACGGTCGGCATCGTCGCGTTGACGCTGGGCGGCATCGTCGGCGGCTGGGCGGCCTCGCGCCACGGCCTGAAGGCGTGGCTCTGGCCCATGCTGTTCGCGATCCACCTGCCGGACGCGGTGTTTCTCTACCTGGCCTACGCGCAGCCGCACAGCATCGCGATCATCCAGGCCTGCGTCGTCATCGAGCAGTTCGGCTATGGCTTCGGCTTCACCGCGATGCTGCTCTACATGATGTACATCGCACGTGGCGAGCACCGGACCGCGCATTACGCCATCTGCACCGGCTTCATGGCGCTCGGCATGATGCTTCCGGGCATGTGGAGCGGGGCGCTCGAGGACCTGATCGGCTACCGGCATTTCTTCCTGGTCGTGATTCTCGCCACGATCCCCAGCTTCCTCGTCGCGCTCGCCATTCCGCTCGAAGGCGACTACGGCCGGAAGGTCGCCGGCTGA